A single Oryzias melastigma strain HK-1 linkage group LG24, ASM292280v2, whole genome shotgun sequence DNA region contains:
- the taf1a gene encoding TATA box-binding protein-associated factor RNA polymerase I subunit A, translating to MDDLENDLNLREGLERDDDDSSDNGSRKEGSSFKLPQVQSICQKTLHETGFHQSVRLCLEFIREAMLHHRWLEAAEYMASYAQVLEDKVNLTAQQYKELFWRISTEILHHHPKSTMDDYNVIYERMKHSGFKHYLKICLEHSFHLMLHGQIETAKQKLSEAESWRHGKETASQYQRTKLIQAYRSLLDYIIWFEKKSRLPVNDSFESDSQGMENYYRQASINLKEILKNPGVWDPFILSYVTMLEFKEDQEQALEVLNRYAYDDSFPPNPNAHVFLYQYLKRHDASQKKLKKVLKTLHFLVPSHELMLEYSSLLLQSGTKKDDQKAVEVALDMLDFTCWRSNLDVWKCLQKSVQNLQTEEDWKSFIDEKMAARKDWWPGLHYTKFHAVKDADENPELLKVKASLISVLCPDRILKYSVESSQE from the exons ATGGACGACCTGGAGAATGACCTGAACCTTCGTGAGGGCTTGGAGCGTGATGATGATGACTCTTCTGATAACGGCTCTAGAAAAGAAGGAAGCTCATTTAAGTTACCTCAAGTTCAATCAATTTGTCAAA AGACTCTACATGAAACTGGATTTCACCAGAGCGTCAGGCTGTGTCTGGAGTTCATCAGAGAAGCCATGCTTCATCACAGGTGGCTGGAGGCAGCAGAGTACATGGCAAGCTATGCACAAGTGTTGGAGGACAAAGTTAATCTCACAGCACAACAATACAAAGAG CTTTTTTGGAGAATCAGCACTGAGATTCTTCACCATCATCCCAAATCAACGATGGATGACTACAATGTTATTTATGAACGAATGAAGCATTCAGGATTTAAACATTACCTTAAG atttgtttggAACATTCCTTCCACTTAATGCTTCACGGTCAGATAGAAACTGCTAAACAGAAACtctctgaagctgaaagctggaGGCACGGGAAGGAGACCGCATCCCAGTACCAGAGGACTAAGCTGATTCAGGCCTACAGGAGTTTGCTGGATTACATCATCTGGTTTGAGAAAAAATCCAGGCTGCCAGTAAACG ATTCCTTTGAGTCCGACAGCCAAGGAATGGAGAATTACTATCGACAAGCCTCGATTAATCTTAAGGAGATTTTAAAGAACCCCGGTGTTTGGGATCCTTTCATCTTAAGTTATGTTACG ATGCTGGAGTTCAAAGAGGATCAAGAGCAGGCTCTGGAAGTCCTAAATAGATATGCATATGATGACAGCTTCCCACCCAATCCCAACGCACACGTCTTTTTGTACCAGTATTTGAAGCGGCACGATGCTTCgcaaaagaaactaaaaaaagtgttaaag ACTCTACATTTTTTGGTTCCAAGCCACGAGTTGATGCTGGAGTACAGCTCCCTTCTGCTTCAGTCGG GGACTAAAAAAGATGACCAGAAAGCTGTGGAGGTTGCTTTGGACATGCTGGACTTCACCTGCTGGAGGAGCAACCTGGACGTGTGGAAATGTTTACAGAAAAGCGTCCAGAACCTGCAGACAGA AGAAGACTGGAAAAGCTTCATCGATGAGAAGATGGCTGCCAGAAAGGACTGGTGGCCTGGGCTGCACTACACTAAATTCCACGCCGTGAAGGACGCCGATGAGAACCCAGAACTTCTGAAAGTGAAGGCATCTCTGATTTCAGTTCTTTGTCCag ATCGAATCCTCAAGTACTCTGTGGAAAGCAGTCAAGAATaa